A single genomic interval of Pyrus communis chromosome 5, drPyrComm1.1, whole genome shotgun sequence harbors:
- the LOC137735695 gene encoding probable L-gulonolactone oxidase 6 — protein MSLLFTKSVKLGLLLRLICLFISSFSVCISTPPEDHINCSSSSNTNCTITNSYGIFPDRSMCRAGTVAYPSNEEELISVVANATKNKTKMKVATRYSHSIPKLVCPSEEDGLIISTKHLSRVVEIDAEAKTMTLEGGVTLKQLISEAAKAGLALPYTPYWWGLTIGGLLGTGAHGSTLWSKGSSVHAYVVGLTIVSPGGPKDGYVKVRRLNDGDKDLNAAKVSLGVLGVISQVTLNLQPMFKRAITYLSKSDSDLGDQVVRFGKEHEFADIIWYPSQHKAVYRMDDRVSTNTSGNGLYDFIPFRATPSLALAVIRATEENQESQSDADGKCTSAKLVTSTLITNAYGLTNNGLFFTGYPVIGYQHRLQSSGTCLHSLEDSRITACPWDPKIKGEFFHQTTFSINLSLAKNFIQDVQKLVEIEPKALCGVEIYNGILMRYVTTSSAYLGKQEDAVDFDITYYRSKDPMTPRLYEGILEEIEQLALVKYKALPHWGKNRNIAFDGVMNKYKGSEEFLRVKDVYDPMGLFSSEWTDQVLGLKDGVTIVQEGCALEGLCICSKDIHCAPSKGYFCRPGKVFNDARICTLVTTNKAS, from the exons ATGTCATTGTTATTCACAAAATCAGTTAAGTTGGGGCTCCTTCTCCGACTAATTTGTCTATTCATCTCGTCATTCTCGGTGTGCATTTCAACCCCTCCAGAGGACCACATAAATTGTTCATCATCAAGCAACACAAACTGCACCATCACAAACTCCTATGGCATCTTCCCCGATCGATCAATGTGTAGAGCAGGTACCGTAGCATATCCTTCAAACGAGGAAGAACTAATTTCGGTAGTGGCCAATGCAACAAAAAACAAGACCAAAATGAAGGTGGCAACTCGTTACTCTCATAGTATTCCAAAGCTGGTTTGTCCAAGTGAGGAAGATGGGTTGATCATAAGCACCAAGCACCTCAGTCGTGTGGTGGAGATTGATGCTGAAGCAAAGACCATGACATTGGAGGGTGGTGTGACTCTGAAGCAGCTCATCAGTGAGGCTGCAAAGGCAGGGCTGGCCTTGCCTTATACACCATATTGGTGGGGTTTAACCATTGGAGGTTTATTAGGGACTGGGGCACATGGCAGCACATTGTGGAGCAAGGGAAGCTCGGTTCATGCTTACGTGGTGGGTCTTACAATTGTGAGTCCGGGAGGGCCTAAAGATGGTTATGTCAAGGTTCGAAGGCTCAACGATGGTGATAAAGATCTTAATGCAGCTAAAGTTTCACTTGGAGTCTTAGGAGTAATTTCCcag GTTACTCTAAATTTGCAACCCATGTTTAAGCGAGCGATCACATACTTGAGCAAGAGCGACTCAGATTTGGGAGACCAAGTGGTTAGGTTTGGCAAGGAACATGAGTTTGCAGACATCATATGGTACCCTAGCCAGCACAAGGCTGTCTATCGGATGGATGATCGTGTCTCTACAAATACCTCTGGCAATGGCCTATATGACTTCATTCCTTTTCGAGCCACACCTTCACTTGCTCTTGCAGTTATCAGAGCCACAg AGGAGAACCAAGAATCCCAGAGTGATGCTGATGGGAAATGCACTAGTGCAAAGTTGGTTACATCTACTCTCATTACAAATGCTTATGGTTTGACAAACAATG GTCTGTTTTTTACTGGCTATCCTGTTATTGGATATCAGCATCGGCTTCAATCATCCGGGACTTGCCTACATAGTCTTGAGGATTCAAGGATCACAGCATGCCCATGGGACCCCAAAATCAAGGGTGAGTTTTTTCATCAAACAACATTCAGCATTAACTTGTCTCTGGCTAAGAACTTCATTCAAGATGTGCAAAAGCTAGTTGAGATTGAACCGAAAGCGCTATGTGGAGTAGAAATCTACAACGGGATCCTAATGCGCTATGTTACTACCTCAAGCGCTTACCTTGGCAAGCAAGAAGATGCAGTCGACTTTGATATCACATATTACCGTAGTAAAGACCCAATGACACCTAGACTTTATGAAGGAATACTTGAAGAAATAGAGCAACTTGCTCTTGTTAAGTATAAAGCATTGCCTCATTGGGGAAAAAATCGGAACATAGCGTTTGATGGAGTGATGAACAAGTACAAGGGTTCTGAAGAGTTCTTGAGGGTCAAAGATGTTTATGATCCAATGGGGCTCTTCTCTAGTGAATGGACAGACCAAGTTCTTGGACTTAAGGATGGGGTGACAATAGTACAGGAAGGGTGTGCACTAGAAGGGTTGTGCATCTGCTCAAAAGACATTCATTGTGCCCCAAGCAAAGGCTATTTCTGTAGGCCTGGTAAAGTTTTCAACGATGCAAGGATTTGTACCCTTGTGACTACGAACAAAGCTAGTTAA
- the LOC137734367 gene encoding uncharacterized protein: protein MVWFSSLGLRVDGSHNMSLMAWVAEKARNDLLWNGKQKPPREIIFSAEEWLAAYRSWHQPRKAATVRTPLKWSKPSEGWVKSNFDGAWHEASRRGGVGVVCCNSNGEFLGALSGGWDAVSSPLHAELVAARRAVLFIQDHFVDRCRIIFEGDSSLTLATMKNHGDDTSFLGSLINDIKTFIKDISQKNFNLIRREANNVAHRLARAVIGCQQEVMCFEETPNFIADVLFEDASIVNHMIILLHGVEFWAQLEQTVEVLLESL, encoded by the exons ATGGTGTGGTTTTCAAGCTTGGGATTACGAGTTGATGGCAGCCATAATATGAGTCTAATGGCATGGGTTGCTGAG AAGGCCAGAAATGACCTCTTATGGAACGGTAAACAAAAGCCACCTAGAGAGATAATTTTTAGTGCTGAGGAATGGCTGGCTGCATACCGTAGCTGGCATCAGCCCCGCAAGGCTGCCACGGTCAGGACGCCACTGAAATGGAGTAAACCTAGTGAGGGTTGGGTCAAGAGTAACTTCGATGGAGCATGGCATGAAGCATCGAGACGTGGTGGAGTTGGAGTGGTGTGCTGCAACAGCAATGGGGAATTTCTGGGGGCTTTATCAGGAGGATGGGACGCAGTCTCATCGCCACTACATGCCGAGCTTGTGGCCGCACGAAGGGCAGTACTATTTATCCAGGACCATTTTGTGGATCGCTGCCGAATAATCTTCGAAGGTGATTCCAGTCTGACACTGGCAACCATGAAGAATCACGGGGACGATACCTCTTTCCTTGGGTCCCTTATTAATGACATCAAAACTTTTATAAAAGACATCTCCCAGAAGAACTTCAATTTGATTCGTCGCGAAGCGAATAATGTAGCTCATCGACTTGCAAGGGCAGTCATTGGATGTCAGCAGGAGGTGATGTGCTTTGAGGAAACACCGAATTTCATAGCTGATGTTCTCTTTGAGGATGCCTCtat TGTCAATCATATGATCATTTTGCTTCATGGAGTGGAATTTTGGGCACAATTGGAACAGACTGTTGAGGTCTTGTTGGAAAGCTTATGA